Proteins from one Enterobacter bugandensis genomic window:
- the bcsG gene encoding cellulose biosynthesis protein BcsG, translating into MTNSSYTASSPSPLWQYWRGLSGWNFYFLVKFGLLWAGYLNFHPLLNLVFMAFLLMPLPNIRLHRLRHWVAIPIGFALFWHDTWLPGPESIMSQGSQVAGFSADYMLDLVERFINWQMIGAVFVLLVAWLFLSQWIRVTVFVVAIMIWLNVLTLAGPSFSLWPAGQPTTTVTTTGGSAAATVTTAGDTPVVGDIPTQTAPPTSTNLNAWLSSFYTAEDKRQTKFPDALPADAQPFELLVINICSLSWADVDAAGLMSHPLWSHFDIQFKDFNSATSYSGPAAIRLLRASCGQASHKNLYQPAGNQCYLFDNLAKLGFTQHLMLGHNGQFGNFLKEVREQGGMQAPLMDQTGLPVTLLGFDGSPVYDDTAVLQRWLQTIEKDSNPRSATFYNTLPLHDGNHFPGVSKTADYKVRAQKFFDELDAFFTELEKSGRKVMVVVVPEHGGALKGDRMQVSGLRDIPSPSITNVPAGIKFFGMKAPHQGAPIEITQPSSYLAISELVARAVDGKLFVEDSVNWDQLTSNLPQTAEVSENANAVVIQYQNKPYVRLNGGDWVPYPQ; encoded by the coding sequence ATGACTAATTCTTCCTATACCGCTTCGTCACCCTCGCCGCTCTGGCAATACTGGCGCGGCCTTTCCGGCTGGAACTTCTACTTTCTGGTGAAGTTTGGCCTGCTTTGGGCAGGTTATCTGAATTTCCATCCCCTGCTTAACCTGGTGTTTATGGCCTTCCTGCTGATGCCTCTGCCGAACATCAGGCTGCATCGTTTACGCCATTGGGTGGCCATCCCCATCGGCTTTGCGCTGTTCTGGCACGATACCTGGCTGCCTGGTCCGGAAAGCATAATGAGCCAGGGATCGCAGGTCGCGGGCTTCAGCGCAGACTATATGCTTGACCTGGTTGAGCGTTTCATTAACTGGCAGATGATTGGCGCCGTCTTTGTCCTGCTGGTTGCCTGGCTGTTCCTGTCTCAGTGGATCCGCGTCACGGTGTTTGTCGTCGCCATTATGATCTGGCTTAACGTGCTGACGCTGGCGGGGCCAAGCTTTTCGCTGTGGCCTGCCGGCCAGCCGACGACAACGGTGACCACGACGGGAGGAAGCGCAGCGGCTACCGTTACAACGGCAGGCGATACGCCGGTGGTGGGCGATATTCCAACGCAGACTGCACCGCCGACCTCCACCAATCTTAATGCCTGGCTCTCCAGCTTCTATACCGCTGAAGATAAGCGACAGACGAAATTCCCGGATGCGCTGCCAGCCGATGCGCAGCCGTTTGAGCTGCTGGTGATTAACATCTGTTCCCTCTCCTGGGCTGACGTGGATGCCGCCGGTTTGATGTCTCACCCACTGTGGTCCCACTTTGACATCCAGTTTAAAGATTTTAACTCTGCCACCTCATACAGCGGCCCGGCGGCAATCCGCCTGCTGCGAGCAAGCTGCGGTCAGGCATCGCATAAAAACCTGTATCAGCCCGCTGGCAATCAGTGCTATTTGTTCGATAATCTCGCGAAGCTGGGCTTTACGCAGCACCTGATGCTGGGGCATAACGGTCAGTTCGGTAACTTCCTGAAAGAGGTACGTGAACAGGGTGGCATGCAGGCGCCACTGATGGATCAAACCGGTCTTCCCGTTACGCTGCTGGGCTTCGATGGCTCGCCGGTTTATGACGATACCGCCGTGCTGCAGCGCTGGCTGCAGACCATCGAAAAAGACAGTAATCCGCGCAGTGCAACGTTCTATAACACCCTGCCGCTTCACGACGGTAACCACTTCCCGGGGGTGAGTAAAACGGCGGATTACAAAGTGCGGGCGCAGAAATTCTTCGACGAGCTGGATGCGTTCTTCACGGAGCTGGAAAAATCTGGCCGTAAAGTGATGGTGGTCGTGGTACCTGAGCACGGTGGCGCGCTGAAAGGCGACAGAATGCAGGTATCCGGCCTGCGCGATATCCCAAGCCCGTCCATTACCAACGTGCCTGCAGGCATTAAATTCTTTGGTATGAAGGCACCGCACCAGGGCGCACCAATTGAGATTACCCAGCCAAGCAGCTATCTGGCGATTTCAGAACTGGTTGCCCGCGCCGTTGACGGGAAGCTGTTTGTGGAAGATAGCGTGAACTGGGATCAGCTCACCAGCAACCTGCCGCAAACGGCAGAAGTGTCCGAGAACGCCAACGCAGTGGTGATTCAGTATCAGAACAAACCGTACGTTCGCCTGAACGGCGGGGACTGGGTACCGTATCCGCAGTAA
- the birA gene encoding bifunctional biotin--[acetyl-CoA-carboxylase] ligase/biotin operon repressor BirA — protein sequence MKDNTIPLTLISILADGEFHSGEQLGEQLGMSRAGINKHIQTLRDWGVDVFTVPGKGYSLPEPIQLLNEDVIRSQLGYGNVAVLPVIDSTNQYLMDRLSELSSGDACVAEYQQAGRGRRGRKWFSPFGANLYLSMYWRLEQGPAAAIGLSLVIGIVMAEVLHDLGADRVRVKWPNDLYLNDRKLAGILVELTGKTGDAAQIVIGAGLNMVMRTVQDDVVNQAWTNLQEAGIVIDRNTLAVRMIKELRSSLTLFEQEGLAPFLSRWEKLDNFINRPVKLLIGDKEIYGISRGIDAQGALLLEQDGALKPWVGGEISLRSAE from the coding sequence GTGAAGGACAATACCATTCCGTTAACCCTGATTAGCATCCTTGCTGACGGGGAGTTTCACTCTGGCGAACAGCTGGGCGAGCAGCTGGGCATGAGCCGTGCCGGCATTAACAAGCATATCCAGACGCTTCGCGACTGGGGCGTCGATGTGTTCACGGTGCCGGGAAAAGGCTACAGCCTGCCGGAGCCAATTCAATTGCTGAATGAAGACGTCATCCGCAGCCAGCTTGGATACGGCAACGTTGCGGTGCTGCCGGTGATTGATTCGACGAACCAGTACCTTATGGATCGGCTGAGCGAACTCTCGTCCGGCGATGCCTGTGTTGCTGAATACCAGCAGGCCGGTCGTGGCCGTCGCGGTCGCAAATGGTTCTCGCCATTTGGCGCCAATCTCTATCTGTCCATGTACTGGCGTCTGGAGCAGGGGCCTGCCGCAGCCATTGGCCTAAGTCTGGTCATTGGTATCGTCATGGCGGAAGTGCTGCACGATCTGGGTGCCGATCGGGTCCGCGTTAAGTGGCCAAACGATCTGTACCTTAACGATCGTAAACTTGCCGGTATTCTGGTCGAACTGACGGGTAAAACCGGTGATGCGGCGCAAATTGTTATTGGCGCGGGCCTCAATATGGTGATGCGTACTGTCCAGGATGATGTGGTGAATCAGGCCTGGACCAATCTCCAGGAGGCGGGGATCGTCATCGATCGTAACACCCTTGCCGTGCGCATGATAAAAGAGCTGCGCAGTTCACTCACGCTTTTTGAACAGGAAGGCCTGGCACCGTTCCTGTCTCGTTGGGAAAAGCTGGATAACTTCATCAACCGTCCGGTGAAGCTGCTGATTGGTGATAAAGAGATTTACGGCATTTCCCGCGGTATTGACGCACAGGGCGCGCTACTTCTGGAGCAGGATGGCGCGCTCAAGCCCTGGGTGGGCGGTGAGATTTCCCTGCGAAGCGCCGAATAA
- the murB gene encoding UDP-N-acetylmuramate dehydrogenase: MNHSLKPWNTFGIQRNANQIVRADTAQQLLDAWQSATENNEPVLILGEGSNVLFLDDYAGTVIVNRIMGIGVEEYADSWHLHVGAGENWHQLVQFTLEKGMPGLENLALIPGCAGSSPIQNIGAYGIELKHVCEYVDCIELATGTAKRLTAEQCRFGYRDSIFKHEYQDRYVIVAVGLRLPKNWQPVLTYGDLTRLDPATVTPRDVFDSVCHMRMTKLPDPKVNGNAGSFFKNPVISSENAKAFLEGWPTAPHYPQADGSVKLAAGWLIDQCQLKGTSVGGAAVHQQQALVLINQCDATSDDVVQLAHYVRQRVGEKFNVWLEPEVRFIGRTGEVNAVETIA; encoded by the coding sequence ATGAACCACTCCCTTAAGCCCTGGAATACCTTTGGCATTCAACGTAATGCTAATCAAATTGTACGTGCCGATACTGCACAGCAGCTGCTGGATGCATGGCAAAGCGCAACAGAAAATAACGAACCCGTACTGATTCTGGGCGAAGGAAGCAATGTCCTGTTTCTCGACGATTATGCGGGAACGGTGATCGTTAACCGCATCATGGGCATTGGTGTGGAAGAGTATGCCGATAGCTGGCATCTGCACGTGGGGGCCGGAGAAAACTGGCATCAGCTGGTGCAATTTACCCTCGAAAAAGGGATGCCGGGTCTGGAAAACCTGGCGCTGATCCCAGGCTGCGCCGGATCGTCACCCATCCAAAACATCGGTGCCTACGGCATCGAACTGAAACATGTCTGTGAATATGTCGACTGCATCGAACTGGCGACCGGAACGGCTAAGCGCTTAACGGCAGAACAGTGTCGGTTTGGCTATCGTGACAGTATCTTCAAGCATGAATATCAGGATCGCTACGTGATTGTCGCCGTGGGCCTGCGTCTGCCAAAGAACTGGCAGCCGGTGCTGACCTATGGCGATTTAACGCGTCTCGATCCGGCAACCGTCACTCCCCGCGACGTATTTGACTCAGTTTGCCATATGCGAATGACCAAACTTCCCGATCCGAAAGTAAACGGAAATGCAGGAAGCTTCTTCAAAAATCCGGTTATTAGCAGCGAAAATGCAAAAGCCTTTCTTGAAGGATGGCCCACTGCGCCACATTATCCTCAGGCAGATGGCAGCGTGAAGCTGGCCGCTGGCTGGCTGATCGATCAATGCCAGTTAAAAGGCACGTCCGTAGGTGGCGCTGCCGTTCACCAGCAGCAGGCTCTGGTACTGATTAATCAATGCGATGCGACCAGCGATGATGTTGTACAGCTGGCGCATTATGTTCGTCAACGTGTGGGCGAAAAGTTTAACGTCTGGCTGGAGCCAGAAGTCCGCTTCATTGGCCGCACAGGTGAAGTGAATGCCGTGGAGACCATTGCGTGA